In a genomic window of Gossypium arboreum isolate Shixiya-1 chromosome 7, ASM2569848v2, whole genome shotgun sequence:
- the LOC108480034 gene encoding cytochrome P450 94A1-like has product MMKRNLKVISTMMFTQLFTSLLLFALPFLILTIIRRTSKSQKSASSPPNIPKSYPIIGSYFAIKSNRENRVQWTTEILQSSPSATFTLHNLFGSRQIFTANPANVQHMLKTHFLNYHKGPFSRDVLFDFLGHGIFNVDGESWKFQRQVSSHEFNTKSLRKFVQTVVDTELHDRLIPMLFDAVVDKSVLDLQDILQRFAFDNVCKIAFGFDPACLLPSLPSAQFAEAFEDATDISSRRFRAFLSIAWKIKRFFNVGSEKRFHTAVTQVRDFARKIVREKKQELVDNSSLESIDLLSRFLTSGHTDENFATDIVISFILAGRDTTSAALTWFFWLLHKNPEVEKEILKEIKEKSGMPVFEEVKDMVYTHAALCECMRLYPPVPLDSKKAVDDDILPDGTVVKKGTVVTYHPYAMGRMEKIWGSDWAEFKPERWLQRDEAGKWSFVGRDPYTYPVFQAGPRVCLGKEMAFLQMKRVVSGVLRQFKVVPAVEDGFEPSLVVYLTSKMKGGFPVRMEEREDLD; this is encoded by the coding sequence ATGATGAAGCGAAATCTCAAAGTCATTAGCACCATGATGTTTACTCAGCTGTTTACTTCCTTGTTGCTTTTCGCTCTTCCGTTTTTAATCTTAACCATCATCAGAAGAACGTCGAAATCCCAGAAATCAGCCTCATCTCCTCCAAATATCCCCAAATCTTACCCAATAATCGGTTCCTATTTTGCTATCAAATCCAATCGAGAAAACCGTGTGCAATGGACTACCGAAATCCTCCAGAGTTCTCCCTCTGCAACTTTCACCCTCCACAACTTATTTGGTAGCCGCCAGATTTTCACTGCCAACCCCGCCAATGTCCAGCACATGCTCAAGACCCATTTCTTAAACTACCATAAGGGCCCTTTCTCCAGGGACGTTCTCTTCGATTTTCTCGGCCACGGCATCTTCAACGTCGATGGCGAGTCTTGGAAGTTCCAGAGACAAGTTTCTAGCCACGAGTTCAACACCAAGTCGCTTCGTAAATTCGTGCAAACCGTGGTTGATACCGAGCTTCACGACCGTTTGATTCCGATGTTATTTGATGCTGTTGTCGATAAGTCCGTGCTTGACTTGCAAGATATTCTTCAGAGATTCGCTTTTGACAACGTTTGTAAGATCGCTTTTGGGTTTGACCCTGCCTGTCTTTTGCCTTCTTTACCGTCGGCGCAGTTTGCTGAAGCGTTTGAAGATGCTACTGATATAAGTAGCAGAAGGTTTCGTGCTTTTCTTAGCATAGCTTGGAAAATCAAGCGATTTTTCAACGTGGGATCGGAGAAAAGATTCCATACTGCGGTCACTCAAGTCCGTGATTTCGCGAGGAAGATTGTAAGGGAAAAGAAACAGGAGCTGGTTGATAATTCGTCTTTGGAATCTATTGATCTGTTGTCGAGGTTCTTGACCTCAGGCCATACGGACGAGAATTTCGCGACGGATATTGTCATCAGCTTCATACTTGCCGGCCGTGACACAACATCGGCTGCTTTGACGTGGTTTTTCTGGTTATTACACAAGAACCctgaagttgaaaaggagattctcaaagaaatcaaagagaaatccGGTATGCCGGTGTTTGAGGAAGTTAAAGACATGGTTTACACACACGCTGCTCTTTGCGAGTGCATGAGACTGTACCCTCCAGTCCCATTGGACAGCAAAAAGGCGGTGGACGACGATATTTTACCGGACGGGACAGTTGTGAAGAAAGGAACGGTGGTGACGTATCATCCTTACGCGATGGGGAGGATGGAGAAGATATGGGGATCGGATTGGGCAGAGTTCAAGCCAGAAAGATGGTTGCAGAGAGATGAGGCGGGGAAATGGAGCTTTGTGGGGAGAGATCCATATACTTACCCAGTGTTCCAGGCGGGACCCAGGGTTTGTTTGGGGAAGGAGATGGCGTTCTTGCAGATGAAAAGGGTGGTGAGTGGCGTTCTAAGGCAGTTCAAGGTGGTGCCGGCAGTGGAGGATGGGTTTGAGCCTTCGttagttgtttatctaacatcgaAGATGAAAGGTGGGTTCCCAGTCAGGATGGAGGAAAGAGAAGATCTCGATTGA